A single genomic interval of Anaerobacillus sp. CMMVII harbors:
- a CDS encoding KTSC domain-containing protein, whose amino-acid sequence METTNFNSQHIDSATYDDITHALYVRFKSGDYFVYYDVMPIDYVGFLSTEDHSKYVLERLDRKYDKRKLH is encoded by the coding sequence TTGGAAACGACAAATTTTAATTCTCAACATATTGATTCGGCAACCTATGATGACATCACTCATGCGCTTTATGTACGCTTTAAAAGTGGTGACTACTTCGTTTACTATGATGTAATGCCTATTGATTATGTTGGTTTTCTTTCAACTGAAGATCATAGCAAATACGTACTCGAACGCCTAGACAGAAAATATGATAAA
- a CDS encoding thioredoxin family protein: protein MEIKLLVATCINSKLFEKRVLEVVEAKGIYADIEKIDYLPDAIKYGVIYTPALVVNGKVVSSGKVLSTEEISRLIH, encoded by the coding sequence ATGGAAATTAAGCTTCTTGTAGCAACATGTATTAATAGCAAACTATTTGAAAAAAGAGTGTTAGAAGTTGTAGAAGCAAAAGGTATCTATGCAGATATTGAGAAAATTGACTACCTTCCAGATGCTATTAAATATGGTGTTATCTATACACCAGCTTTGGTTGTGAATGGAAAAGTAGTGTCAAGTGGAAAAGTTTTATCCACAGAGGAAATTAGTCGCTTAATCCATTAA